The Vespa velutina chromosome 22, iVesVel2.1, whole genome shotgun sequence genome includes a window with the following:
- the LOC124956600 gene encoding etoposide-induced protein 2.4 homolog isoform X5 yields the protein MDNVIGIIHAICKGFADSLKGAIVLFYMDKQINDKLSSRPPSRTETHKKDASVHSPAKHCNQQRESKVLKRTIQCCALNGGVFWASILIFECGLLPFLKYLLTIIFGHSPGMGVTVWSWTKPFLSLTFGTVWVLPLFLLSRIVNSLWFQDIADSAYRYRQGRPLLLSSVSKLVADTLFSILVQALFLGQGMLVSKVPLPPLGDILALVHMCLLYALYAFEYKWFNMGWELHRRLTFIEGNWPYFVGFGLPLAVLTQLPNSYVISGCVFSILFPLFIVSGNEAEPVTGVCDCPLKLFSPVIAIANTLFNKTIGPANRR from the exons ATGGATAACGTGATT gGGATAATACATGCGATCTGCAAAGGATTTGCAGATAGTTTAAAAGGTGCAattgttctcttttatatggataaacaaattaatgataaattgagTAGTAGACCACCTTCAAGAACAGAAACACATAAAAAAGATGCTTCTGTACATAGTCCTGCAAAGCATTGTAATCAACAAAG AGAGTCCAAAGTGTTAAAACGAACAATTCAATGTTGCGCCCTAAACGGTGGTGTTTTTTGGGcgagtattttaatttttgaatgCGGACTTCTTCCGTTCCTTAAGTACTTATTGACAATTATATTTGGTCATTCGCCTGGTATGGGGGTGACAGTATGGTCTTGGACAAAACCATTTTTGTCTCTTACTTTTGGAACTGTGTGGGTGTTACCACTTTTTTTACTCAGCCGCATAGTCAACAGTTTATGGTTTCAG GATATAGCAGATAGTGCTTATAGATATAGACAAGGAAGGCCATTACTTCTATCCAGTGTAAGCAAATTGGTAGCAGACACTCTTTTCAGTATATTAGTGCAAGCTCTTTTTTTGGGGCAAGGAATGCTAGTATCCAAAGTACCATTACCTCCGCTAGGTGATATACTTGCCCTTGTACATATGTGCCTTTTATATGCTCTTTATGCCTTTGAATACAAGTGGTTCAATATGGGATGGGAATTGCATAGACGACTGACTTTTATCGAAGGCAATTGGCCATATTTTGTGGGCTTTGGGTTACCATTAGCAGTACTTACTCAACTGCCTAATTCATATGTgataag TGGCTGtgttttttctatattatttccaCTTTTTATTGTAAGTGGAAATGAAGCAGAACCTGTAACTGGAGTTTG TGATTGTCCATTAAAACTGTTCTCTCCAGTAATTGCCATTGCCAAtactctttttaataaaactattGGACCGGCTAATAGGCGGTGA
- the LOC124956600 gene encoding etoposide-induced protein 2.4 homolog isoform X6, giving the protein MDKQINDKLSSRPPSRTETHKKDASVHSPAKHCNQQRESKVLKRTIQCCALNGGVFWASILIFECGLLPFLKYLLTIIFGHSPGMGVTVWSWTKPFLSLTFGTVWVLPLFLLSRIVNSLWFQDIADSAYRYRQGRPLLLSSVSKLVADTLFSILVQALFLGQGMLVSKVPLPPLGDILALVHMCLLYALYAFEYKWFNMGWELHRRLTFIEGNWPYFVGFGLPLAVLTQLPNSYVISGCVFSILFPLFIVSGNEAEPVTGVCDCPLKLFSPVIAIANTLFNKTIGPANRR; this is encoded by the exons atggataaacaaattaatgataaattgagTAGTAGACCACCTTCAAGAACAGAAACACATAAAAAAGATGCTTCTGTACATAGTCCTGCAAAGCATTGTAATCAACAAAG AGAGTCCAAAGTGTTAAAACGAACAATTCAATGTTGCGCCCTAAACGGTGGTGTTTTTTGGGcgagtattttaatttttgaatgCGGACTTCTTCCGTTCCTTAAGTACTTATTGACAATTATATTTGGTCATTCGCCTGGTATGGGGGTGACAGTATGGTCTTGGACAAAACCATTTTTGTCTCTTACTTTTGGAACTGTGTGGGTGTTACCACTTTTTTTACTCAGCCGCATAGTCAACAGTTTATGGTTTCAG GATATAGCAGATAGTGCTTATAGATATAGACAAGGAAGGCCATTACTTCTATCCAGTGTAAGCAAATTGGTAGCAGACACTCTTTTCAGTATATTAGTGCAAGCTCTTTTTTTGGGGCAAGGAATGCTAGTATCCAAAGTACCATTACCTCCGCTAGGTGATATACTTGCCCTTGTACATATGTGCCTTTTATATGCTCTTTATGCCTTTGAATACAAGTGGTTCAATATGGGATGGGAATTGCATAGACGACTGACTTTTATCGAAGGCAATTGGCCATATTTTGTGGGCTTTGGGTTACCATTAGCAGTACTTACTCAACTGCCTAATTCATATGTgataag TGGCTGtgttttttctatattatttccaCTTTTTATTGTAAGTGGAAATGAAGCAGAACCTGTAACTGGAGTTTG TGATTGTCCATTAAAACTGTTCTCTCCAGTAATTGCCATTGCCAAtactctttttaataaaactattGGACCGGCTAATAGGCGGTGA
- the LOC124956608 gene encoding uncharacterized protein LOC124956608 isoform X1, with protein sequence MRIKAKMRITFCSKRFDFNDTGNNHYEKISTRNRSINARKYNIGKLRLPLADVQEITEYEDSTDDNFTLTNKSKEAPFKNNKLGWNKNSTGEKLFKKKAKKNQIIRKEDSSAYSTDSLSSAKLPVRLRGGTDFFRSSLKTKGVIDNNKNHILRSRNTQKPIIPRKQSELNYHNLQESDNGKEKNTLPTKLSSFQEKKQSIQQAKTLKNVSKLTVLLLYLHFLLSYYLSFSKSQRFEEMFEMCETETRYE encoded by the exons ATGCGCATTAAGGCAAAAATGCGCATTACCTTTTGTTCGAAGCGTTTTGACTTCAACGACACAG GCAATAATCATTACGAAAAGATATCAACGAGAAATAGATCGATTAATGCACGAAAGTACAATATTGGCAAATTACGTTTACCATTGGCCGACGTTCAAGAAATTACCGAATACGAAGATTCCACGGAtgataattttactttaacaaataaatcgaaa GAGGCTccattcaaaaataataaacttggatggaataaaaattcaacTGGAGAAAAGTTATTCAAGAAAAAAGctaagaaaaatcaaataattaggAAGGAAGATTCATCTGCATATTCGACCGATA gtCTATCTAGCGCAAAATTGCCTGTACGTTTACGTGGTGGTACGgatttttttcgatcttcTTTG aaaacaaaaggagttatcgacaataataaaaatcatatcttACGTTCGAGAAATACTCAGAAACCAATTATACCAAGAAAACAAAgtgaattaaattatcataatctGC aggAATCTGACAAtggcaaagaaaagaatacattACCAACAAAGTTATCAAGTTTccaggaaaaaaaacaaagtattCAACAAGCAAAGACTTTGAAAAACGTCAGTAAACTGAccgttcttcttttatatcttcacTTTTTACtatcgtattatttatctttttctaaaagtCAACGCTTTGAAGAAATGTTCGAAATGTGTGAAACAGAGACTAGATACGAATAA
- the LOC124956602 gene encoding transforming growth factor beta regulator 1 isoform X2, producing the protein MSQVYDNYYNDYHKNAEMQQNLKYKKKYRKLKRIVKDTVFENAALCDQVAQMQENLMLMKEERLFLLRKLCQQQGEIDPECSTPKKTVKKRISMDASETKVKPKRYNKTTRRAVNLIPLDVNGRPIFPISLGDLTVYSLGEVVSDRIAYHTEDLIFPVGYCSTRIYASLRDVRAKSLYTCKILDGGSRPRFEIVSDNDLDQALVGSTPDECHSRLLTAISPALRSITPRGADFFGVSHPTIQNLIQSSPGTRKLIAYKQQRFEVGKNHIIERGTSPMIEEEADPGLGFAALHKHYALSNSYRIKEEPSDHDLLALQDLLS; encoded by the exons atgtctCAAGTAtatgacaattattataatgattatcataaaaatgcTGAAATGCAGcagaatttaaaatataaaaagaaatatcggaaattgaaaagaattgtGAAGGACACAGTTTTT GAAAATGCAGCATTATGCGATCAAGTGGCACAAATGCAAGAAAATCTTATGCttatgaaagaagagagactTTTTCTCCTACGAAAATTATGTCAGCAACAAGGAGAGATAGACCCAG AATGTTCTACGCCTAAGAAGACAGTAAAGAAGAGAATCTCAATGGATGCCTCGG agACTAAAGTTAAGCCAAAACGATATAACAAAACAACAAGAAGAGCAGTAAACCTAATACCTTTAGATGTAAATGGAAGACCTATATTTCCTATTTCATTAGGTGATCTTACAGTATATTCTCTTGGTGAAGTGGTTTCAGATAGAATTGCATATCATACAGAAGACCTCATTTTTCCGGTAGGATACTGTAGTACAAGAATATATGCTAGTTTACGCGATGTAAGAGCCAAAAGTTTATACACTTGCAAAATTTTGGATGGTGGATCGAGACCTAg atTTGAAATAGTCTCTGACAATGATCTCGATCAAGCATTAGTAGGATCTACTCCCGACGAATGTCATTCACGATTATTAACAGCCATTTCCCCTGCTCTTCGCTCAATAACACCGAGAGGAGCTGATTTTTTTGGTGTTTCACATCCTACAATTCAAAATCTTATACAAAGCTCCCCAGGAACTCGCAAACTTATCGCATACAAACAACAACGTTTCGAA gTAGGTAAGAATCATATTATTGAAAGAGGTACTAGTCCTATGATAGAAGAAGAGGCAGACCCAGGATTAGGATTTGCAGCTCTTCATAAACACTATGCGCTATCTAATTCTTATAGAATTAAGGAAGAACCTTCAGATCACGATCTTTTAGCTCTTCAAGATTTACTTTCATga
- the LOC124956602 gene encoding transforming growth factor beta regulator 1 isoform X1 has product MSQVYDNYYNDYHKNAEMQQNLKYKKKYRKLKRIVKDTVFENAALCDQVAQMQENLMLMKEERLFLLRKLCQQQGEIDPGTMMVRSQSNNLNSSSFNSECSTPKKTVKKRISMDASETKVKPKRYNKTTRRAVNLIPLDVNGRPIFPISLGDLTVYSLGEVVSDRIAYHTEDLIFPVGYCSTRIYASLRDVRAKSLYTCKILDGGSRPRFEIVSDNDLDQALVGSTPDECHSRLLTAISPALRSITPRGADFFGVSHPTIQNLIQSSPGTRKLIAYKQQRFEVGKNHIIERGTSPMIEEEADPGLGFAALHKHYALSNSYRIKEEPSDHDLLALQDLLS; this is encoded by the exons atgtctCAAGTAtatgacaattattataatgattatcataaaaatgcTGAAATGCAGcagaatttaaaatataaaaagaaatatcggaaattgaaaagaattgtGAAGGACACAGTTTTT GAAAATGCAGCATTATGCGATCAAGTGGCACAAATGCAAGAAAATCTTATGCttatgaaagaagagagactTTTTCTCCTACGAAAATTATGTCAGCAACAAGGAGAGATAGACCCAGGTACAATGATGGTACGATCTCAATCGAATAATCTTAATTCCTCTTCTTTCAATTCAGAATGTTCTACGCCTAAGAAGACAGTAAAGAAGAGAATCTCAATGGATGCCTCGG agACTAAAGTTAAGCCAAAACGATATAACAAAACAACAAGAAGAGCAGTAAACCTAATACCTTTAGATGTAAATGGAAGACCTATATTTCCTATTTCATTAGGTGATCTTACAGTATATTCTCTTGGTGAAGTGGTTTCAGATAGAATTGCATATCATACAGAAGACCTCATTTTTCCGGTAGGATACTGTAGTACAAGAATATATGCTAGTTTACGCGATGTAAGAGCCAAAAGTTTATACACTTGCAAAATTTTGGATGGTGGATCGAGACCTAg atTTGAAATAGTCTCTGACAATGATCTCGATCAAGCATTAGTAGGATCTACTCCCGACGAATGTCATTCACGATTATTAACAGCCATTTCCCCTGCTCTTCGCTCAATAACACCGAGAGGAGCTGATTTTTTTGGTGTTTCACATCCTACAATTCAAAATCTTATACAAAGCTCCCCAGGAACTCGCAAACTTATCGCATACAAACAACAACGTTTCGAA gTAGGTAAGAATCATATTATTGAAAGAGGTACTAGTCCTATGATAGAAGAAGAGGCAGACCCAGGATTAGGATTTGCAGCTCTTCATAAACACTATGCGCTATCTAATTCTTATAGAATTAAGGAAGAACCTTCAGATCACGATCTTTTAGCTCTTCAAGATTTACTTTCATga
- the LOC124956608 gene encoding uncharacterized protein LOC124956608 isoform X2: protein MKRNNHYEKISTRNRSINARKYNIGKLRLPLADVQEITEYEDSTDDNFTLTNKSKEAPFKNNKLGWNKNSTGEKLFKKKAKKNQIIRKEDSSAYSTDSLSSAKLPVRLRGGTDFFRSSLKTKGVIDNNKNHILRSRNTQKPIIPRKQSELNYHNLQESDNGKEKNTLPTKLSSFQEKKQSIQQAKTLKNVSKLTVLLLYLHFLLSYYLSFSKSQRFEEMFEMCETETRYE from the exons ATGAAAC GCAATAATCATTACGAAAAGATATCAACGAGAAATAGATCGATTAATGCACGAAAGTACAATATTGGCAAATTACGTTTACCATTGGCCGACGTTCAAGAAATTACCGAATACGAAGATTCCACGGAtgataattttactttaacaaataaatcgaaa GAGGCTccattcaaaaataataaacttggatggaataaaaattcaacTGGAGAAAAGTTATTCAAGAAAAAAGctaagaaaaatcaaataattaggAAGGAAGATTCATCTGCATATTCGACCGATA gtCTATCTAGCGCAAAATTGCCTGTACGTTTACGTGGTGGTACGgatttttttcgatcttcTTTG aaaacaaaaggagttatcgacaataataaaaatcatatcttACGTTCGAGAAATACTCAGAAACCAATTATACCAAGAAAACAAAgtgaattaaattatcataatctGC aggAATCTGACAAtggcaaagaaaagaatacattACCAACAAAGTTATCAAGTTTccaggaaaaaaaacaaagtattCAACAAGCAAAGACTTTGAAAAACGTCAGTAAACTGAccgttcttcttttatatcttcacTTTTTACtatcgtattatttatctttttctaaaagtCAACGCTTTGAAGAAATGTTCGAAATGTGTGAAACAGAGACTAGATACGAATAA
- the LOC124956602 gene encoding transforming growth factor beta regulator 1 isoform X3 yields the protein MSQVYDNYYNDYHKNAEMQQNLKYKKKYRKLKRIVKDTVFENAALCDQVAQMQENLMLMKEERLFLLRKLCQQQGEIDPGTMMVRSQSNNLNSSSFNSECSTPKKTVKKRISMDASETKVKPKRYNKTTRRAVNLIPLDVNGRPIFPISLGDLTVYSLGEVVSDRIAYHTEDLIFPVGYCSTRIYASLRDVRAKSLYTCKILDGGSRPRFEIVSDNDLDQALVGSTPDECHSRLLTAISPALRSITPRGADFFGVSHPTIQNLIQSSPGTRKLIAYKQQRFEVRIILLKEVLVL from the exons atgtctCAAGTAtatgacaattattataatgattatcataaaaatgcTGAAATGCAGcagaatttaaaatataaaaagaaatatcggaaattgaaaagaattgtGAAGGACACAGTTTTT GAAAATGCAGCATTATGCGATCAAGTGGCACAAATGCAAGAAAATCTTATGCttatgaaagaagagagactTTTTCTCCTACGAAAATTATGTCAGCAACAAGGAGAGATAGACCCAGGTACAATGATGGTACGATCTCAATCGAATAATCTTAATTCCTCTTCTTTCAATTCAGAATGTTCTACGCCTAAGAAGACAGTAAAGAAGAGAATCTCAATGGATGCCTCGG agACTAAAGTTAAGCCAAAACGATATAACAAAACAACAAGAAGAGCAGTAAACCTAATACCTTTAGATGTAAATGGAAGACCTATATTTCCTATTTCATTAGGTGATCTTACAGTATATTCTCTTGGTGAAGTGGTTTCAGATAGAATTGCATATCATACAGAAGACCTCATTTTTCCGGTAGGATACTGTAGTACAAGAATATATGCTAGTTTACGCGATGTAAGAGCCAAAAGTTTATACACTTGCAAAATTTTGGATGGTGGATCGAGACCTAg atTTGAAATAGTCTCTGACAATGATCTCGATCAAGCATTAGTAGGATCTACTCCCGACGAATGTCATTCACGATTATTAACAGCCATTTCCCCTGCTCTTCGCTCAATAACACCGAGAGGAGCTGATTTTTTTGGTGTTTCACATCCTACAATTCAAAATCTTATACAAAGCTCCCCAGGAACTCGCAAACTTATCGCATACAAACAACAACGTTTCGAA GTAAGAATCATATTATTGAAAGAGGTACTAGTCCTATGA